CATGACCGAGAACATTTCGTCGGCCACCTTCTCCGTGATCGACGACCAGATCTCGATCACCTTGTTGTAGCGCTCGCCGTTGGTGATGGCGCCGTCCAGATACTGCTGCTGCACGCCGATCACCTGCTTCTGCGCCTCGCTCACCAGCTTCGCTTTGTGCTCCGGGATCACCATGTCGTCGATGCCGATGGAGAGTCCCGCCCGGGTGGCGTACAGGAACCCCAGTTCCTTGATCTCATCCAGCATCTTCACCGTGGCTTCCAGGCCGAAGCGCAGGTAGCAGAAGTTCACCAGCTGCCCGACCCCCTTCTTCTTCAGCAGCCCGTTGATGTAGGGCATACCCTCGGACAGGTGGTCGTTGAAGATGGCGCGGCCCACCGTGGTCTTGATGTACTGCCGCTCGTACTGCACCGGCTCGGTGTGCAGTACGTCCTGGTCGTCGTAGGCGGTGGTCAGATCGAGCACCTGCCCGGTGTAGCGCAGACGGATGGGCGTGAGCGTCTCCACCTCGCCCGCCTCCAGCGCCAGCAGCACTTCGTCGATGTTGGCAAAGGCGCGGCCTTCGCCCTTGGCTCCCGGCTTGGCCTTGGTGAGGTAGTAAAGGCCGAGCACCATGTCCTGTGTGGGCACGGTGATGGGCTGGCCCGATGCCGGCGACAGGATGTTGTGCGAGGAGAGCATCAGCACGCTCGCCTCCACCTGCGCCTCCGGCGACAGCGGGATATGCACCGCCATCTGGTCGCCGTCGAAATCCGCGTTGAATGCCGTGCACACCAGCGGGTGGATCTTGATCGCTTTGCCCTCCACCAGCACCGGCTCGAACGCCTGGATGCCCAACCGATGCAGGGTCGGGGCTCGGTTCAGCAGCACCGGGTGATCCTTGATGACCTCCTCCAGGATGTCCCAGACCACCGACTCCTGCATCTCCACCAGTTCCTTGGCTTGCTTGATGGTGGTGCAGTGGCCGGTCTGTTCCAGCCGGTGATAGATGAAGGGCTTGAACAGCTCCAGCGCCATCTTCTTGGGCAGGCCGCACTGGTGCAGCTTCAGTTCCGGTCCCACCACGATCACCGAGCGGCCGCTGTAATCCACGCGCTTGCCCAGCAGGTTCTGGCGGAAGCGTCCCTGCTTGCCCTTGAGCGTGTCCGAGAGCGACTTCAGAGGACGGTTGTTGGCGCCACGCAGCACGCGGCCGCGGCGGCCGTTGTCGAACAGCGCGTCCACCGCCTCCTGCAACATGCGCTTCTCGTTGCGCACGATGACTTCGGGAGCATGCAGGTCCATCAGCTTCTTCAGCCGGTTGTTGCGGTTGATGACCCGCCGGTACAGATCGTTCAAATCGCTGGTCGCGAACCGCCCGCCGTCCAGCGGCACCAGGGGACGCAGCTCCGGAGGGATGACCGGAAGCACGTCCAGGATCATCCACTGCGGCCGGTTGCCGCTCTTGCGGAAGGCCTCCACCACCTTCAGCCGCTTGGCGTGCTTCAGACGCTTCTGCAGCGAAGACTCGTGCTTCATCTTGTCGCGCAGCTCGGTGGAAAGCTCTTCCACCTCCACCCGCTTCAACAGCTCCTTGATGGCTTCGGCGCCCATCATGGCCTTGAAGCCGGTGGCGCGGTACTGCTGATCCAGTTCGCGGTAGCGCTGCTCTTCGCGCAGGACTTCCTTTTCCTTCACCGGCGCGTCGCCCGTTTCCACCACGACGTAAGCTTCGAAGTACAGCACCGACTCCAGGTCGCGCAGGGAGATGTCCAGCAGGTGCCCGATGCGGCTGGGCAAGCCCTTGAAGAACCACACATGGGAGCAGGGCGAGGCCAGCTCGATGTGGCCCAGGCGCTCGCGACGCACCTTGGAAAGCGTCACCTCGACGCCGCACTTGTCGCAGATCACTCCGCGGTGCTTCATGCGCTTGTACTTGCCGCACAGGCACTCCCAGTCGGTCACCGGGCCGAAGATGCGGGCGCAGAACAGCCCGTCCCGCTCCGGCTTGAAGGTGCGGTAGTTGATCGTCTCCGGCTTGGTAACCTCGCCGTGCGACCAGCTGCGGATCTTCTCCGGCGAGGCTAGGCTGATGCGGATGGCGTCGAAGTCTGCGGTCATGTGTCCGATGTCGTACGGGTTCGAACGGAACAAGTGGTCCTCTGCTTCCTGCGGCGGTCACGCCCGCCGCGACGCGGCTCCCGGTTCCTGGTTTCCGCGCGCCCGGAGGGAGCTCTCCGGGTAACGCGGCGAAACTCCTAGTCCGCTGCGGCGGGTGTGGGTGCCTTCCTGCCGTTGTGCATCTTCAGCAGTTCCACGTCCAGGCACAGCGACTGCAACTCACGAATCAGCACGTTGAACGACTCCGGCACGCCCGGCTCGATGGCCGCTTCGCCCTTGACGATGGCCTCGTAGATCTTCGTGCGGCCGTAGACGTCGTCGGACTTCGCGGTCAGCAGTTCCTGCAGGATGTAGGCGGCGCCGTACGCTTCCAGCGCCCACACTTCCATTTCGCCGAAGCGCTGTCCGCCGAACTGCGCCTTGCCGCCCAGCGGCTGCTGCGTGATCAACGAGTACGGTCCGATGGAGCGCGCGTGGATCTTGTCGTCGACCAGGTGCGACAGCTTGAGCATGTAGATGTAGCCCACCGTGACCGGCTGTTCGAACTTGTCGCCGGTCATGCCGTCGTAGAGATCCACCTTGCCCGACTCCGGTAGTCCCGCCTCTTTCAGCAGCGACTTGATCTCCGTTTCGCGCGCGCCGTCGAACACCGGCGACGAGAAATACGCGCCCCGGGTCATGGTCCCGGCCAGCGATTCCAGTTCGTCGTCTTCCATCTCCGCGATGACTCCCACGAACGTGCTGGCCCTAAAGATCTGCTTCAGTTCGCGCCGCATCACTTCCGCTCGCGAGTTCTCTTCCATCAGCTTGCGGATGCGCTGCCCCAGTTCGTGTGCCGCCCAGCCCAGGTGGGTTTCCAGGATCTGGCCCACGTTCATGCGGCTGGGCACGCCCAGCGGGTTCAGCACGATCTCCACCGGCGTCCCGTCGGCCAGGTACGGCATGTCCTCTTCCGGCAGGATGCGTGCGATCACGCCCTTGTTTCCGTGGCGGCCGGCCATCTTGTCGCCCACGCTCAGCTTGCGTTTCATGGCGATGTACACCTTCACCAGCTTGATGACGCCCGGCGGCAGCTCATCGCCTTTCTTCAGCTTGTCTTCGCGCTCCCGCATGATCTTGCGCAGCACGTCGATCTGCCGCGAAGTCATCTCCTCGATCTCATCGATCTGCTCGTTCACCCGCGGGTCCTTGTCGGCGAACTTGATGCGCTTCAGGTTGCGGGTCGCGATGCGCTCGATGGTGTCGCGGTCGAGGATGGTTTCCTTGGTCAGCAGGCGCTTGTTGGTGCGCTCGTCGTGCAGGTCGGCCTGCACCTCCTTGCCGCCCAGGATTGCCTCCAGCCGCTTCAGCCGTTCGTCGGTCAGAATGCGGATCTCGTCGGCCAGGTTCTTCTCCAGCTTCTCGATCTGCGTCCCTTCGATGGCTTTGGCGCGCTCGTCTTTCTCCTGTCCTTTGCGGGAGAAGATCTTCACGTCCACCACCGTGCCCTCGATGCCCGGAGGGCAGGTGAGCGACGCGTCGCGCACGTCTCCGGCCTTTTCCCCGAAGATGGCGCGCAGCAGCTTCTCTTCCGGCGTCAGTTGGGTCTCGCCCTTGGGCGTCACCTTGCCCACCAGGATGTCGCCCGGTTTCACCGTCGCGCCGATGCGGATCACGCCGCTCTCATCCAGGTCGCGCAGCGCCGATTCGCTGACGTTGGGGATGTCGCGGGTGATCTCTTCCGGTCCCAGCTTGGTGTCGCGCGCCTCGATCTCGAACTCTTCGATGTGCACCGAAGTGTAGTAGTCGTCGCGAACCAGTTTTTCGCTCACCAGGATGGCGTCCTCGAAGTTGTACCCGCGCCAGGGCATGAAGGCCACCAGGACGTTCCGTCCCAGCGCCAGCTCGCCCCGGTCGGTGCACGGGCCGTCGGCGATGACCGTGCCCTTCTCTACCCGCTCGCCCTTCTTCACCACCGGTTTCTGGTTGATGCAGGTGTTCTGGTTGGAGCGCTTGAATTTGGTGAGCTGATAGATATCCGAGCCCACTTCGCGCGAGAGCTGTCCCGGATGGTGCTCGCCCTCCACGCGCACGATGATGCGCTCCGAATCCACCGAGTCCACGATGCCGCTGCGCCGCGCCAGCACCACCGCGCCCGAGTCCCGTGCCGTCACGCCCTCCATGCCCGTGCCCACCAGCGGCGCTTCCGCGCGCAGCAGCGGCACCGACTGCCGTTGCATGTTGGCGCCCATCAGCGCGCGGTTGGCGTCGTCGTGCTCCAGGAACGGCACCAGCGACGCCGCCACCGACACCAGCTGCTTGGGGCTGACGTCGACGTAGTCCACTTCCTCGCGCTGCACCAGGACGAAGTTGCCCGCCTTGCGCGCGTTCACCAGCTCCTGCACCAGGCGCCCGTGCTCATCCAGTTCCACGTTGGCCTGCGCGATCACGTGCCGGTCTTCCTCCCACGCCGAAAGGTAGAAGGAATGCGGCTCGAACTCCGCTTGCCGCCGCCGCTTCTCTTTCAGCTCGGCGTTGGTGCGGTCGGCTTCCCGCTTCTCCACGTGCTCGCCCACCTTGTAGTCGCTGTCGCCGGCGTTGATGATGCCGACGTAGTCCACCACCTTGCCGCTTCTCACCCGGCGGTAGGGCGACTCGATGAACCCGTAATCGTTGATGCGCGCATAGCAGCTCAGCGACGAGATCAGCCCGATGTTCGGGCCTTCCGGCGTCTCGATGGGGCAGATGCGTCCGTAGTGCGTCGGGTGCACGTCGCGCACTTCGAACCCGGCGCGCTCGCGCGACAGCCCACCCGGCCCCAGCGCGGAGAGGCGCCGCTTGTGCGTGATCTCCGAGAGCGGATTGGTCTGGTCCATGAACTGCGAAAGCTGGCTCGACCCGAAGAACTCGCGAATCGCCGCCATCACCGGCTTGGCGTTCACCAGGTCGTGCGGCATGGCCGTGGACATCTCCTGGTACACGCTCATCTTTTCCTTGATGGCCCGCTCCATCCGCACCAGGCCGATGCGGAACTGGTTTTCCAGCAGCTCGCCCACCGCGCGCACCCGCCGGTTGCCCAGGTGGTCGATGTCGTCCACCGCACCCAGGCTCCGCCGCAGCTTCAAGAGATAGCGGATGGTGGCGTAGAAGTCGTCCGGCTCCAGCGTCCGGTTATCCAGGTTCGTGGCTTCGGCGTTCTCGAACAGCTTGATGTTGAACTTCAGCCGGCCCACCCGCGAAAAGTCGTATTTGCGAGGGTCGAAGAACATGCCGTGGAACAGCGAGGTCGCCGTGTCCAGCGTGGGCGGATCGCCCGGGCGCAGCTTGCGGTAGATCTCGATCAGCGCTTCCTGCGGCGTCTTCACCGAGTCCTTGCGCAGGGTGTGGCTCACCATCACCCCCACTTCGTCGCGCTCCGGGAAGAACACCGGCAGCTCGGTCACGCCGGCATCCATCAGCTTCAGCAGCTTGTCGCTGGTGATTTCGGAGTTGGCCTCCAGCAGCACCTCGCCGCTCGAGGTGTCCACGATGTCGGCCACCGTCCAGGCGCCGTCCAGTTCCGTGGCCTCGATCTCCACTTCGCCGATCTTCGCCTTCTGCAGCTCCTTCAGCACGGCCGCGTTGATCTTGCGGCCCGAGTGCGCGATCTCATCCCCGCCCTTCGAGGTCACCCGGTGCGCCGGCCGCGCGCCCACCAGGTGCGTGGGCTTCTCCCCCGTCGGCTCCACCGTCCAGAACAGCTTCTTGTCGCGCAACGCGATGCGGTCCACGGTGTAGAAGGTGCGCAGGATGTCTTCGTCCGTCCGCAGCCCCAGCGCTCGCAAAAAGATGGTCCCCAGGAACTTGCGCTTGCGGTCGATGCGCACGTACAGAATGTTCTTCAGGTCGTACTCGAACTCCACCCAGGAACCGCGGTAGGGGATGATCTTCCCCAGGAAGTAGGTGCGGTTGTTGGCGGTCTCGAAGAACACTCCCGGCGAGCGATGCAACTGGCTCACGATCACTCGCTCGGTCCCGTTGATCACGAAGGTGCCGTTCGCGGTCATCAGCGGCACGTCGCCGAAGAACACTTCCTGCTCCTTGATGTCGCGGATGGAGCGCTCGCCCGTCTCCGGATCCTTCTCGAAGATGGTCAGGCGAATGGTCACCTTCAGCGGCGCGCTGTAGGTCATGCCGCGCTCTTCGCACTCCACCACGTCGTACTTGAGTTGCATCCCCACCGGGTCGCCGCACTTGCCGCAGAAATCGGGCGTATTGGCGTTATAGGTGCCGCACTTCCCGCACAACACGTCCCCCGGATGGAACGGGTCGGTGATCACCGTCGAGCCGCAGTTCTTGCACGTCGTGCGCAGGTGGTGCAGGCCCTTCAGGTGGCCGCACTTGCACTCCCAGTTCCCGATGGCGTAGTCCACGAAGTCCAACTGCGACACGTTGCGGAAGTCGGTGATGGGGAACACCGACTGGAACACCGCCTGCAGCCCGGTGTCATCGCGCTCGGCCGGCAGCCTGTCCATCTGCAGGAAGCGGTCGTAGCTCCGCTTCTGCACTTCGATCAGGTTGGGAATCTGAAGGGCGGCCGGAATCTTGGCGAAATCCAGGCGGCCGCGGAACACCTTGTTCTTGGTCGACATCTTTGCTCCTGCCTGCCCCGCTGCGCCGGGGGCGGCTTAACAAGGACCCGGAGCCGCTACGCCCGGTCCTCGGTGATCGGAAAAGCGCGGCAGCGCTCCCGGAGAGAAACTTCCCCGTGAGCGCCGTTGGCGGCACTTGCGATGGCCTGAATTGTGACTTGCCGCGCCAGTTCGAAGCTCGTTACCTGATCCCGCCTCCGAAGAGACGGGAGCCTGCGGGTCTGCCCCGCTGCTGGACCGCGCCCGTCTACTTCACTTCCACGGTGGCGCCGGCCTCGGTAAACTTCTTCTTGATGTTCTCTGCCTCTTCTTTGGAGACGCCTTCCTTCACCGCCTTGGGGGCGCCATCCACCAGGTCCTTGGCTTCCTTCAGGCCCAGGCTGGTGACTTCGCGCACCGCCTTGATGACGTTGATCTTGTTCGCGCCCACATCCTTGAGAACGACGGTGAACTCCGTCTTCTCCTCGGCTGCCGGTGCGCCCGCCGCTGCGGCTCCTCCGCCGGCCACCACCACCGGCGCCGCCGCCGCTGCCGAAACGCCCAAACGCTCTTCCAGGCGCTTCACCAGCTGCGCCGCGTCCAGCAGCGACAGCCCTACGATCTGTTCTTCCAACTGCTGCAAATCAGCCATTTCTCTCTCCGCCTTGGTTAAAGGTTTTTCAGTGACTCCGTGATTCACTCAGCAAACTTCTTCTTTTCCACTCCCTGGCTCACCACCACCGCCAAATCCCTGCCCACGGCATTCATCGCCGTCACCAGCCTCTGCGCCGGCGCGTTGATGAGGAACAGGAGCTTGGAGAGGACCTCCTCCCGCGAGGGCAGGGTCGCCAGGGCCTCGATCTCCGCCACCGTGATGGCGCGGCCTTCCACCACCGCCGCCTTGAAGCTGTATTCCGGGTTGTCTTTGGCGTAGCGGGCCAGCGCCTTGGCCAGCACCACCGGATCGCCTTCGGTGTAGGCGATCGACGTCACCCCGGCCAGGTCTTTCATCACCGCTTCCACCGCGGTTCCCTGTGCCGCCCGCTCGGCCAGCGTGTTCTTCACCACCCGGTAACGGGCCCCGGCTGCGCGCACGCTCTTGCGCAGTTCGAAGTCCTGCGACACTTTGAGCTTGGAGAAAGTGCCCACGATCATGTGGCTGGCCTTGGCCAGTTCCGCGCTCAGCTTCTCGACCTGCTCGACTTTTCGTGCCTTCGTAACCGCCATCTCTCTTGTCCTTGCTGGAAAACTCGAAACTGGAAGCTATGTTTTGGCCGCGGCTTCGGCCGCGGCGGTATCAATCGCAATCCCCGGTCCCATGGTCGAGGACAGCGTGACACCCTTGATGTACCTGCCCTTGGCCGTCGTCGGCTTGGCCTTGATGACGCTGGAGATCACGGTGGCTGCGTTTTCCACCAGCTTCTCCGCTGCAAAACTGATCTTGCCCACCGGCACGTGCACCAGCGCGGTCTTGTCGGTGCGGAACTCAACCTTGCCGGCCTTGATCTCCGCTACCGCCTTGGCCACGTCGAAGCTCACCGTGCCCGTCTTGGGATTGGGCATCAGGCCGCGCGGGCCCAGGATCTTGCCCAGCCGCCCCACCGCTTTCATCATGTCCGGGGTGGCGATCACCGAGTCGTAGTCGATCCAGTTCTCCTTCTGGATCTTCTCCACCATCTCCTCGCCGCCCACGAAGTCGGCCCCTGCCTGCTCGGCCTCCTTCACCTTCTCGCCGCTGGCGATGACCAGCACCTTCTTCGACTTGCCCAGCCCGTGCGGCAGCACCACCGTGCCCCGCACCATCTGGTCGGCGTGCTTGGGATCGACACCCAGCCGGATGTTCACTTCCACCGTCTCATCGAACTTGGCGTAGCGCACCTTTTGCAGCAGCGGCACCGCGTCTTCCAGCACGTAGGCGCGCTTCTCCACCGCCGCTCGCGCCTTGGTGATGTTCTTTCCCGCTTTCTTCATCTCGTTCCCCGTCTCCTACCGCTCCGCCTCGTCTTCGGCGGGCCGTAGTGTTTGCGACTTCAATTTCGCAATTCCGCAGTTCCGCACTTCGGCAGTCACGCCACCACTTCGATTCCCATACTCCGCGCCGTGCCCTTGATGCTCTTGA
This Terriglobales bacterium DNA region includes the following protein-coding sequences:
- the rpoC gene encoding DNA-directed RNA polymerase subunit beta' — protein: MFRSNPYDIGHMTADFDAIRISLASPEKIRSWSHGEVTKPETINYRTFKPERDGLFCARIFGPVTDWECLCGKYKRMKHRGVICDKCGVEVTLSKVRRERLGHIELASPCSHVWFFKGLPSRIGHLLDISLRDLESVLYFEAYVVVETGDAPVKEKEVLREEQRYRELDQQYRATGFKAMMGAEAIKELLKRVEVEELSTELRDKMKHESSLQKRLKHAKRLKVVEAFRKSGNRPQWMILDVLPVIPPELRPLVPLDGGRFATSDLNDLYRRVINRNNRLKKLMDLHAPEVIVRNEKRMLQEAVDALFDNGRRGRVLRGANNRPLKSLSDTLKGKQGRFRQNLLGKRVDYSGRSVIVVGPELKLHQCGLPKKMALELFKPFIYHRLEQTGHCTTIKQAKELVEMQESVVWDILEEVIKDHPVLLNRAPTLHRLGIQAFEPVLVEGKAIKIHPLVCTAFNADFDGDQMAVHIPLSPEAQVEASVLMLSSHNILSPASGQPITVPTQDMVLGLYYLTKAKPGAKGEGRAFANIDEVLLALEAGEVETLTPIRLRYTGQVLDLTTAYDDQDVLHTEPVQYERQYIKTTVGRAIFNDHLSEGMPYINGLLKKKGVGQLVNFCYLRFGLEATVKMLDEIKELGFLYATRAGLSIGIDDMVIPEHKAKLVSEAQKQVIGVQQQYLDGAITNGERYNKVIEIWSSITEKVADEMFSVMQDQDRSGQINPIYIMADSGARGSKQQIRQLSGMRGLMAKPSGEIIETPITANFREGLTVLQYFISTHGARKGLADTALKTADSGYLTRRLVDVAQDVIVSEVDCGTLDGIYVGSIVESGEIIEPLRDRIVGRVSLEKIKDYEGNVIVDVNQDITEDLAGSIQAAGIEKVKIRSVLTCESKRGVCVMCYGRNLAGGKLVELGEAVGVIAAQSIGEPGTQLTMRTFHIGGTASRVSEQSRLEAKNNGILRFQNLQAVRSKDGTLVVMNRTGSITIVDEKGREKERYSVVYGAKVKVEDSQEVTLGQVLVEWDPYTFSILTEIGGAAQYKDLEEGLTLHEEVDEVTGLSRHVVTDTQDEKRQPAVIIKGKSTKRYLMPSRAHLMVAEGDTVYPGDVLAKIPRETTKTKDITGGLPRVVELFEARKPRETAVISEIDGVVKFGEISKGTRKVYVVNENGTQKEYSLPRGVHVNVQEGERVRAGEPLMDGPLNPHDILAVLGEKELQAYLVNEIQEVYRLQGVTISDKHIEVIVRQMMRWVKVEDVGDTQFLLDQQVDKFRFREENERVIASGGRPSTGRPLLLGITKASLSTESFISAASFQETTRVLTEASIQGAVDHLRGLKENVIVGRLIPAGTGMEYYRDVRLSPELEEAAAKVQEEVSAAYEEAERALELLRQEGDGEGEELAAE
- the rpoB gene encoding DNA-directed RNA polymerase subunit beta, which translates into the protein MSTKNKVFRGRLDFAKIPAALQIPNLIEVQKRSYDRFLQMDRLPAERDDTGLQAVFQSVFPITDFRNVSQLDFVDYAIGNWECKCGHLKGLHHLRTTCKNCGSTVITDPFHPGDVLCGKCGTYNANTPDFCGKCGDPVGMQLKYDVVECEERGMTYSAPLKVTIRLTIFEKDPETGERSIRDIKEQEVFFGDVPLMTANGTFVINGTERVIVSQLHRSPGVFFETANNRTYFLGKIIPYRGSWVEFEYDLKNILYVRIDRKRKFLGTIFLRALGLRTDEDILRTFYTVDRIALRDKKLFWTVEPTGEKPTHLVGARPAHRVTSKGGDEIAHSGRKINAAVLKELQKAKIGEVEIEATELDGAWTVADIVDTSSGEVLLEANSEITSDKLLKLMDAGVTELPVFFPERDEVGVMVSHTLRKDSVKTPQEALIEIYRKLRPGDPPTLDTATSLFHGMFFDPRKYDFSRVGRLKFNIKLFENAEATNLDNRTLEPDDFYATIRYLLKLRRSLGAVDDIDHLGNRRVRAVGELLENQFRIGLVRMERAIKEKMSVYQEMSTAMPHDLVNAKPVMAAIREFFGSSQLSQFMDQTNPLSEITHKRRLSALGPGGLSRERAGFEVRDVHPTHYGRICPIETPEGPNIGLISSLSCYARINDYGFIESPYRRVRSGKVVDYVGIINAGDSDYKVGEHVEKREADRTNAELKEKRRRQAEFEPHSFYLSAWEEDRHVIAQANVELDEHGRLVQELVNARKAGNFVLVQREEVDYVDVSPKQLVSVAASLVPFLEHDDANRALMGANMQRQSVPLLRAEAPLVGTGMEGVTARDSGAVVLARRSGIVDSVDSERIIVRVEGEHHPGQLSREVGSDIYQLTKFKRSNQNTCINQKPVVKKGERVEKGTVIADGPCTDRGELALGRNVLVAFMPWRGYNFEDAILVSEKLVRDDYYTSVHIEEFEIEARDTKLGPEEITRDIPNVSESALRDLDESGVIRIGATVKPGDILVGKVTPKGETQLTPEEKLLRAIFGEKAGDVRDASLTCPPGIEGTVVDVKIFSRKGQEKDERAKAIEGTQIEKLEKNLADEIRILTDERLKRLEAILGGKEVQADLHDERTNKRLLTKETILDRDTIERIATRNLKRIKFADKDPRVNEQIDEIEEMTSRQIDVLRKIMREREDKLKKGDELPPGVIKLVKVYIAMKRKLSVGDKMAGRHGNKGVIARILPEEDMPYLADGTPVEIVLNPLGVPSRMNVGQILETHLGWAAHELGQRIRKLMEENSRAEVMRRELKQIFRASTFVGVIAEMEDDELESLAGTMTRGAYFSSPVFDGARETEIKSLLKEAGLPESGKVDLYDGMTGDKFEQPVTVGYIYMLKLSHLVDDKIHARSIGPYSLITQQPLGGKAQFGGQRFGEMEVWALEAYGAAYILQELLTAKSDDVYGRTKIYEAIVKGEAAIEPGVPESFNVLIRELQSLCLDVELLKMHNGRKAPTPAAAD
- the rplL gene encoding 50S ribosomal protein L7/L12, with translation MADLQQLEEQIVGLSLLDAAQLVKRLEERLGVSAAAAAPVVVAGGGAAAAGAPAAEEKTEFTVVLKDVGANKINVIKAVREVTSLGLKEAKDLVDGAPKAVKEGVSKEEAENIKKKFTEAGATVEVK
- the rplJ gene encoding 50S ribosomal protein L10, which gives rise to MAVTKARKVEQVEKLSAELAKASHMIVGTFSKLKVSQDFELRKSVRAAGARYRVVKNTLAERAAQGTAVEAVMKDLAGVTSIAYTEGDPVVLAKALARYAKDNPEYSFKAAVVEGRAITVAEIEALATLPSREEVLSKLLFLINAPAQRLVTAMNAVGRDLAVVVSQGVEKKKFAE
- the rplA gene encoding 50S ribosomal protein L1; the encoded protein is MKKAGKNITKARAAVEKRAYVLEDAVPLLQKVRYAKFDETVEVNIRLGVDPKHADQMVRGTVVLPHGLGKSKKVLVIASGEKVKEAEQAGADFVGGEEMVEKIQKENWIDYDSVIATPDMMKAVGRLGKILGPRGLMPNPKTGTVSFDVAKAVAEIKAGKVEFRTDKTALVHVPVGKISFAAEKLVENAATVISSVIKAKPTTAKGRYIKGVTLSSTMGPGIAIDTAAAEAAAKT